Proteins co-encoded in one Sebastes umbrosus isolate fSebUmb1 chromosome 20, fSebUmb1.pri, whole genome shotgun sequence genomic window:
- the LOC119479554 gene encoding circularly permutated Ras protein 1-like isoform X2, with protein MEFACGFVYVPPSVNQKDGQRSNVIKRSALLPPVNRIRPRSPPPPPPTNSAGAKSTSLQSPPKVIEQLEKIKEVKKVVDPTPFYENAAFHKKMDTTSSISVTPQQTTPSRRTALLPPHMKPAANIQSPPYSEPLLSSNANSQMFTYDLPKNEPDLNARPWDPNYLYIAPEGTGNGVKLPADTSRVSAQTSVPPLPPRPSFMKSMPDYLTVLPASQSAPSPSRKSPSNTLPIPSPTSKGSADKDPLPGNPNVLLVSLGKLLSEERVQTIQGEPNSCSLCGSVLDSCYDNVVSECYFCQPWALTSTPSIPQCNEDGLFLLGPDEKPLCAADALLLFCIDISGSMSITSEMSEGEHVFHRTRLQFVQEAVLLCVQRLSQQQPDKRVGLITFNSQVTIHGNENFTSHSLCGAELTDSDFLKEAAASFPTPPPLSRTKDYLQRQVMGLSDGGTTALGPAALLTIAIASRQPGSKVIICTDGKANTDLGNLEVEDIDARTLLSSTIFYQELGNYAANQGVTVSVLSIEGTDCRLDELGRLADRTGGKVVIASPNRLHSEFEQSIENRTIATHCTVTLLLPQPLHMIGEREAGHIGTREVGNVDPETEITFQFGAIEQDVGVSPPASGSRVSIQLQIRYRQRKGQTMLRVITASRDVTDDSSAALSSLSLAIIQLNSSQASAALAVRGRFLDARSEGELQRKLIERAIEDNRSAEDQQTYEQWIKTMEPIYNNTHSITRRQTVVSDSQSLTDVGAALLYTMKNSNRKSISLKNNQKLSASTFYVPLNEP; from the exons ATGGAATTTGCTTGTGGATTTGTTTATGTGCCGCCATCAGTGAATCAGAAAGACGGACAACGATCCAATGTCATTAAGCGCTCAG CTCTTCTCCCTCCTGTTAACCGGATCCGTCCTCGCagtcctccccctcctccaccaaCAAACTCTGCAGGAGCCAAGTCTACGTCCCTCCAATCTCCCCCCAAGGTTATTGAACAGTTGGAAAAAATCAAGGAGGTGAAGAAGGTGGTGGATCCCACTCCCTTCTATGAAAATGCagcatttcacaaaaaaatggaCACAACTTCTTCCATCAGTGTAACTCCTCAGCAGACAACACCTTCTCGAAGGACAG CTCTTCTTCCACCACACATGAAACCTGCGGCAAACATCCAGTCCCCTCCTTACAGCGAGCCACTCCTTTCCTCCAACGCCAACAGTCAGATGTTTACCTACGACCTCCCGAAAAATGAGCCAGATTTAAATGCGCGTCCCTGGGACCCAAACTACTTGTACATCGCACCAGAGGGCACGGGGAACGGGGTGAAGCTGCCAGCTGATACTAGCAGAGTGTCGGCCCAGACGTCAG TCCCACCCCTTCCTCCGAGACCTTCATTCATGAAGTCAATGCCAGATTACCTGACGGTGTTGCCCGCATCCCAATCAGCTCCCTCACCATCTAGGAAATCACCCTCGAACACATTACCTATCCCATCACCTACTAGTAAAG GATCAGCAGACAAGGATCCCCTGCCTGGGAACCCTAATGTGCTCCTTGTCAGTTTAGGAAAATTACTCTCAGAGGAAAGAG TGCAGACCATACAAGGAGAACCCAACTCCTGCTCACTGTGCGGCTCCGTGCTGGACTCCTGCTATGACAATGTG GTTAGTGAGTGTTACTTCTGTCAGCCCTGGGCGCTGACCAGCACTCCCAGTATACCACAGTGTAATGAGGATGGCCTCTTTTTGCTCGGTCCTGATGAGAAGCCCCTGTGTGCTGCTGACGCTCTGCTGCTCTTCTGCATCGACATTTCAGGCTCCATGAGCATCACCTCTGAG ATGTCAGAGGGAGAGCATGTTTTCCACAGAACCCGTCTCcaa TTTGTGCAGGAAGCCGTGTTGCTGTGTGTTCAGAGACTAAGTCAACAACAACCTGACAAAAGAGTGGGACTCATCACCTTCAACAGTCAG GTTACAATACACGGAAATGAGAATTTCACGTCACATTCCCTGTGTGGTGCCGAGCTAACTGACAGCGACTTTCTGAAAGAGGCTGCAGCCAGTttccccactcctcctcctctttcacgGACCAAGGACTACTTACAGAGACAAGTCATGGG GTTATCTGACGGCGGGACCACAGCTCTCGGTCCAGCTGCTCTGCTGACAATTGCAATAGCCTCCAGACAGCCAGGGTCCAAG GTGATTATCTGTACAGATGGGAAGGCCAACACAGATTTGGGGAATCTGGAGGTAGAGGATATTGATGCTCGCACCCTCCTCTCGTCCACCATCTTCTACCAGGAGCTGGGGAATTATGCTGCCAATCAGGG TGTGACGGTGTCTGTGCTGTCCATAGAGGGAACAGACTGCAGGCTGGATGAGCTGGGAAGACTCGCTGATCGCACTGGAGGGAAA GTGGTGATAGCAAGTCCCAATAGGTTGCACTCAGAGTTTGAACAGAGCATTGAGAACAGGACCATAGCTACACATTGCACTGTCACATTACTGCTGCCCCAACCGCT GCATATGataggagagagggaggcaggacACATAGGGACCAGAGAGGTGGGCAACGTGGACCCAGAGACAGAGATCACCTTCCAGTTTGGAGCTATTGAACAGGACGTAGGAG TGTCCCCGCCAGCCTCAGGTAGCCGCGTGTCCATCCAGCTGCAGATCAGGTACAGGCAGAGGAAAGGACAGACGATGCTCAGAGTGATCACCGCGAGCCGAGATGTTACTGATGACAG TTCGGCGgccctgtcctctctctctctggccatCATTCAGCTCAACTCGTCGCAGGCCAGCGCCGCTCTGGCTGTCAGGGGCCGCTTCCTGGACGCCAGGAGCGAAGGAGAGCTGCAGAGGAAGCTGATCGAGAGAGCGAT AGAGGATAATCGCAGTGCAGAGGACCAACAGACATACGAACAATGGATTAAAACCATGGAGCCAATATACAACAACACACATAGCATCACAAGG agacAAACTGTTGTTTCAGACTCACAG TCTCTAACAGACGTCGGTGCAGCGCTGCTCTACACCATGAAGAACAGCAACAGGAAGTCCATCTCACTGAAGAATAACCAGAAACTGTCAGCCTCCACCTTTTATGTCCCATTAAACGAGCCATGA
- the LOC119479554 gene encoding circularly permutated Ras protein 1-like isoform X1: MEFACGFVYVPPSVNQKDGQRSNVIKRSALLPPVNRIRPRSPPPPPPTNSAGAKSTSLQSPPKVIEQLEKIKEVKKVVDPTPFYENAAFHKKMDTTSSISVTPQQTTPSRRTALLPPHMKPAANIQSPPYSEPLLSSNANSQMFTYDLPKNEPDLNARPWDPNYLYIAPEGTGNGVKLPADTSRVSAQTSVPPLPPRPSFMKSMPDYLTVLPASQSAPSPSRKSPSNTLPIPSPTSKGSADKDPLPGNPNVLLVSLGKLLSEERVQTIQGEPNSCSLCGSVLDSCYDNVVSECYFCQPWALTSTPSIPQCNEDGLFLLGPDEKPLCAADALLLFCIDISGSMSITSEMSEGEHVFHRTRLQFVQEAVLLCVQRLSQQQPDKRVGLITFNSQVTIHGNENFTSHSLCGAELTDSDFLKEAAASFPTPPPLSRTKDYLQRQVMGLSDGGTTALGPAALLTIAIASRQPGSKVIICTDGKANTDLGNLEVEDIDARTLLSSTIFYQELGNYAANQGVTVSVLSIEGTDCRLDELGRLADRTGGKVVIASPNRLHSEFEQSIENRTIATHCTVTLLLPQPLHMIGEREAGHIGTREVGNVDPETEITFQFGAIEQDVGVSPPASGSRVSIQLQIRYRQRKGQTMLRVITASRDVTDDSSAALSSLSLAIIQLNSSQASAALAVRGRFLDARSEGELQRKLIERAIEDNRSAEDQQTYEQWIKTMEPIYNNTHSITRRQTVVSDSQQSLTDVGAALLYTMKNSNRKSISLKNNQKLSASTFYVPLNEP; this comes from the exons ATGGAATTTGCTTGTGGATTTGTTTATGTGCCGCCATCAGTGAATCAGAAAGACGGACAACGATCCAATGTCATTAAGCGCTCAG CTCTTCTCCCTCCTGTTAACCGGATCCGTCCTCGCagtcctccccctcctccaccaaCAAACTCTGCAGGAGCCAAGTCTACGTCCCTCCAATCTCCCCCCAAGGTTATTGAACAGTTGGAAAAAATCAAGGAGGTGAAGAAGGTGGTGGATCCCACTCCCTTCTATGAAAATGCagcatttcacaaaaaaatggaCACAACTTCTTCCATCAGTGTAACTCCTCAGCAGACAACACCTTCTCGAAGGACAG CTCTTCTTCCACCACACATGAAACCTGCGGCAAACATCCAGTCCCCTCCTTACAGCGAGCCACTCCTTTCCTCCAACGCCAACAGTCAGATGTTTACCTACGACCTCCCGAAAAATGAGCCAGATTTAAATGCGCGTCCCTGGGACCCAAACTACTTGTACATCGCACCAGAGGGCACGGGGAACGGGGTGAAGCTGCCAGCTGATACTAGCAGAGTGTCGGCCCAGACGTCAG TCCCACCCCTTCCTCCGAGACCTTCATTCATGAAGTCAATGCCAGATTACCTGACGGTGTTGCCCGCATCCCAATCAGCTCCCTCACCATCTAGGAAATCACCCTCGAACACATTACCTATCCCATCACCTACTAGTAAAG GATCAGCAGACAAGGATCCCCTGCCTGGGAACCCTAATGTGCTCCTTGTCAGTTTAGGAAAATTACTCTCAGAGGAAAGAG TGCAGACCATACAAGGAGAACCCAACTCCTGCTCACTGTGCGGCTCCGTGCTGGACTCCTGCTATGACAATGTG GTTAGTGAGTGTTACTTCTGTCAGCCCTGGGCGCTGACCAGCACTCCCAGTATACCACAGTGTAATGAGGATGGCCTCTTTTTGCTCGGTCCTGATGAGAAGCCCCTGTGTGCTGCTGACGCTCTGCTGCTCTTCTGCATCGACATTTCAGGCTCCATGAGCATCACCTCTGAG ATGTCAGAGGGAGAGCATGTTTTCCACAGAACCCGTCTCcaa TTTGTGCAGGAAGCCGTGTTGCTGTGTGTTCAGAGACTAAGTCAACAACAACCTGACAAAAGAGTGGGACTCATCACCTTCAACAGTCAG GTTACAATACACGGAAATGAGAATTTCACGTCACATTCCCTGTGTGGTGCCGAGCTAACTGACAGCGACTTTCTGAAAGAGGCTGCAGCCAGTttccccactcctcctcctctttcacgGACCAAGGACTACTTACAGAGACAAGTCATGGG GTTATCTGACGGCGGGACCACAGCTCTCGGTCCAGCTGCTCTGCTGACAATTGCAATAGCCTCCAGACAGCCAGGGTCCAAG GTGATTATCTGTACAGATGGGAAGGCCAACACAGATTTGGGGAATCTGGAGGTAGAGGATATTGATGCTCGCACCCTCCTCTCGTCCACCATCTTCTACCAGGAGCTGGGGAATTATGCTGCCAATCAGGG TGTGACGGTGTCTGTGCTGTCCATAGAGGGAACAGACTGCAGGCTGGATGAGCTGGGAAGACTCGCTGATCGCACTGGAGGGAAA GTGGTGATAGCAAGTCCCAATAGGTTGCACTCAGAGTTTGAACAGAGCATTGAGAACAGGACCATAGCTACACATTGCACTGTCACATTACTGCTGCCCCAACCGCT GCATATGataggagagagggaggcaggacACATAGGGACCAGAGAGGTGGGCAACGTGGACCCAGAGACAGAGATCACCTTCCAGTTTGGAGCTATTGAACAGGACGTAGGAG TGTCCCCGCCAGCCTCAGGTAGCCGCGTGTCCATCCAGCTGCAGATCAGGTACAGGCAGAGGAAAGGACAGACGATGCTCAGAGTGATCACCGCGAGCCGAGATGTTACTGATGACAG TTCGGCGgccctgtcctctctctctctggccatCATTCAGCTCAACTCGTCGCAGGCCAGCGCCGCTCTGGCTGTCAGGGGCCGCTTCCTGGACGCCAGGAGCGAAGGAGAGCTGCAGAGGAAGCTGATCGAGAGAGCGAT AGAGGATAATCGCAGTGCAGAGGACCAACAGACATACGAACAATGGATTAAAACCATGGAGCCAATATACAACAACACACATAGCATCACAAGG agacAAACTGTTGTTTCAGACTCACAG CAGTCTCTAACAGACGTCGGTGCAGCGCTGCTCTACACCATGAAGAACAGCAACAGGAAGTCCATCTCACTGAAGAATAACCAGAAACTGTCAGCCTCCACCTTTTATGTCCCATTAAACGAGCCATGA